CACAAGCGCGCTCACCTGATCGACCATCGTGCCATCGCTCTTTGGCCAGAAGCGCCATTGATGCCCGTATACCGGTCCGAGATTGCCATTTTCATCGGCCCATTCGTCCCAGATGGTCACACCGTTGTCGTTCAGATACTTGATGTTCGTATCGCCGTTCAGGAACCACAGCAACTCATAGACCACGCTCTTCATGTGGATGCGCTTGGTCGTGACGATGGGAAACCCCTCCGCCAGATCAAAACGCAATTGACGGCCAAACGTGCTGATCGTCCCCGTGCCAGTCCGGTCCATCTTGCGGGCGCCGCGTTCGAGAATGTCTTTGAGCAGTTCTTGGTACTGGATCATGAGGAGGGTCGTTCGTAAAAAGAGGGCGTGTCGCTATTTTGGCAGAACATTTCCGCGCACCTGCGGCGCACTCCCGCGCCAGCTTCCCGAAGCCCTGGAAAACGCGGAAAACGCAGCCGCCGATAAAACCAAACCGCGATTTTACCAAGCGCCGGACGGCGGGGTGCGAAGGCCTCTTATGGCGGATAAATGGGGGGACAAATGCGAGCGATCCGCGGGACTCGAGTGAACCCCGGGCTTGAATGTATCAGGCAGAGACCTTGGCGACCGACGACCGACAGGCGGCCGTCACACGCGGACCTTAGCCGCGCGTAACGTGCTCCGTCGGTGCATCGACTTCAATGTGCCGCATGCCATGCGCGCTCAGAAGGCGGTACAGCGTGACCCGCGAAATGCCGAGTTCCTGTGCGGCGTCGCCAAGACGGCCGCGATGGCGTAGCAAAGCGAGTTCGATAGCCTGCCGTTCCGCAGCCTCCCGTGCCTGCGCCAGCGACACCGGCGCGACTTCAACGTACTCGCCGAGCTCGAGATCGCGCGCACTGATCTGGCGCCCTTCGGACATCACAATGGCGCGACGCACGCGATTGATCAGCTCGCGCACATTACCCGGCCAGCCATAGTTATGGATAGCGGCAATGGCATCGGGCGCGAAACCGCGCAGACGCCGGCTCGCGTCCTTCTTAAAGCGGTCCAGCATGTGCTTCGCGAGCAATTCGATGTCCTTTCCACGTGCCCGCAGCGGCGGTTCATCGATTTGCAGCACACACAGACGGTGATACAGGTCGGCACGGAACCGCCCTTCGATCATGGCCGTCTGCATATCCACGTGGGTGGCCGAAATAATGCGCACATCCACTGGCGTTGAGCCATGTCCGCCAAGCCGTTCAACCTTGCGTTCCTGCAGGAAACGCAACAGGCTGGCCTGGCTTTCGAGCGGCAAGTCGCCGATCTCATCGAGGAACAGCGTGCCGCCGTTAGCCGCTTCCACGCGGCCGATCTTGCGTTGATTCGCGCCGGTAAACGCGCCGCGCTCATAGCCGAACAATTCGGATTGCAACAGGTGCGCGGGAATGGCGCCGCAATTGATAGCGACAAACGGCTGGTCGCGCCGCGCCGAACGTTCGTGAATGGCAACCGCGGTGAGTTCTTTGCCCGTGCCTGATTCGCCCGAGATAAACACGGGTGCATCGGTCATGGCGACCTTGCGGATAGAGCGGAACAACGCGAGCATGGCGTCGCACGAGCCGACCATCTCGCCTTCGGCGCGGCCGTCGCGCGCGTCGTTCGATGCGTTCTCGTGCAGCGCCACCATTCCATAGGCGTGGCCGACTGCATCTACAACGCGATCATTCGATGTGGGTAAGGTGACGTAGTCGAAGCAGTAGTCCCGAATCAGCCGGCGCACGGCCGCATCTTCGAGTTGGCCTGTCACCGTGGCCGCGACCCAGCCGACGTTGGTCAGCGTCAGCGACGCTTCGAGCGCCGCGAGTTCGTGTGCTTCAAAGCTGCTTGAGAGATCCAGCAAGCCACCAGTTGCCAGATCACTGCGAAGCCACCGACGGGCGTCCTTCGCGTTCGATACCACTTCTATGTGCCAGCCCCTCTCCTCGAACCGAGCACACAACGGCGGGCTCGGGTCACGAGTCACGTAGATTAGTTGCCGCCGAGCGACTTCCATTGTTCTGATCCTTTCGTCAACGGTCGTTGAAAAGGTCGCGCCGGTAACTGCCCTCAACCACGCTGCAGACGTCGAAGACTCGCATGCCCCAAGCGAACGGTCATTCGGAAAACTGCAAACGGTGAAACCCCGGAAGCGACGAGTGCTGTCGCGCGGTTCTATACGAACCTGTTTTGTTTCAGATGCTGTTTTTGAGAGACTACTATAAAGCGAATACTTCGAAAACAAATATCCGCAACAATGTCCGCGAACCCGTCCTGAAGCAGGGCCAGTGTGCGTTTCAGCAACGAGACCGCCTTTTAATAAGCAGTTTGCAAATAGTTTAAATAAGACAATAGCAATTACGCAATTTTTGATAAAAATGGCCGTTAACCGTCTATCGTTTCAGTCATGAAACGTTTTCGCCTTTTTTCTGATTCAGTTTTTCAGTTAGCTTGCCGCTGGTCCAATAACGGCAACGGAATGCGTGCCATGGCATATGTTTCGCTCAATGACAATGAATCAGGGAGATTGTCATGGAAAGCACCGGATGCGTTGCCAAGCGAGAAAATACTGCGACAGCACATAAGATAGCTGCCATTAGCGCCGTGTGCTTTGTACTGAGCAGCTCAGCCGACAACGTTTGCGCGCAAAATATCGCAAACAACGATGCCGTGATTCAGCCCACGTCCCCGCATGGAGTGTCCGGATATGAAACATTCTTGATGCGGCCAAATCCGCCAGCCATTATTACGGAAAGAAAAAATGGAAGCGGCGACGCTGGCGAAGCAGCATCGAACGAGCGCATTATTGTTAATCCTGTAACGGAACGGGAACAACCCGCATCGATTCAACCCATTGCGTCGGCGCCGCTCGCGATGCGGGACGCGGCCTCGGTTGAAAAAGTCACAGCGACGAGGCAAGAGTCCCCAGTCGCCGGGCACACGACCAGCGTCACGCTGTGGGATGAGATCGCGCCGCCGGTGCCTGCTCCCGTTCCCGCAGATGCAGCCACGCGCTCCACACCGGGGGACGTCGCGAGCGCGGCCACCCAGAGGGCGCAGTAGCCGGGAATGTGCAGACTATTGCAACAGTAAAGTCGTGTGAAGATCGACCGCCAGATACTCGATGCAACCGGGCAACATCGCGGTGAATAGGATTTAACCGGATTTGAACGACACGTCGGACAGTAGGACACTGATCGTATTTCTCAGCGAGTAGCGGGAGTAGCTGGAAGAAGCGAGGCCGCGTTGATTGCGCGGCACACCAGCACGCCGCGCAATCACGCGAGGAACGCGCCCGCAGGTTGTGCGCAGCGTCCCGCTCGACGACAACATGGATCGACAGCGCATTGCACCGCCGTGTCTGCCAGGACACCGATTGCGCCCGTTGCAAAGCCCGTTGCAAAAGGAGATCGCTCGTGCTCGAATCTGCCCCCGTCTCCGTACCCGTGTCGGGTAAAAACGCACTGGCTTCAATACCGCCAATGGGCGCCCTCCCCGCCGACGCCTCGATCACACCCGATCTCTCCGGTTTGGCGGTTCTCGCGAGCCTTCCGATCATCCCGACGCCCCATGCGGCGTCCGCTGTCCGTAACCTGCTGTACGTCGCGCAGGCGCCGAACGAGACGCTGGTCACGTACTTGAAGAGCCTTGGCTGGAAGGTATCGGCGGGGGCGCTCGCCACCCAGGCCAGCGTGCTGAAAACCGATACGCCGGTAGCCGGTATTGTCGATATGACCAGCTTTTCGGCGCGCGAGCTGGCCGCGCTCGAACCTGCGCTGCGTCATCAGCGAGCCGGCTGGATCGCCCTCACTGACGACAACCGCCTGGCAGACCCGGTCGTCTGCCACTTGATTCGGCACTACTGCTTCGACTTCGTGAAAGGCCCGGTCGCACCGGCGACCATCGGTTACCTCGTCGATCACGCGTACGGCATGGTGAGCCTCGGCGACATTGACCTGGCCGATACCCCGACCGTGTTCGGCGACGAGCAGATGGTCGGCACCTGCGAGGCCATGCAGCAGCTCTTTCGCACCATCCGCAAAGTCGCGAACACCGACGCCAACGTGTTCATCACCGGCGAATCAGGGACCGGTAAGGAATTGACGGCCGTGGCCATCCACGAGCGCTCGCCGCGCCGCAAGGGGCCATTCGTCGCGATCAATTGCGGCGCGATCGGCAATCATCTGATCCAGTCCGAACTGTTTGGCTACGAGCGCGGCGCGTTCACGGGCGCGAACCAGCGCAAGATCGGCCGGGTGGAAGAGGCCGACGGCGGCACGCTGTTCCTCGATGAAATCGGCGACCTGCCGCTCGACAGCCAGGTGCATTTGCTGCGTTTCCTGCAGGAACGCAAGATCGACCGGCTGGGCGGACACGACCCCGTCGCCGTCGACGTGCGGATCATTTCCGCGACTCACATCGACCTGGATGCCGCCATGGCCGATGGCCGGTTTCGTACCGATCTGTTTCATCGGCTGTGCGTGCTGCGCGTGGACGAACCGCCGCTGCGGGCACGCGGCAAGGACATCGAGATTCTCGCGCTGCACGTGTTGCACAAGTTCAGGAGCGACGGCAGACGCAAGATCGTCGGCTTTGCGCCGTCGGCGATAGAAGCGATGTACAGCTACGCCTGGACCGGCAACGTGCGCGAGATGATCAACCGCGTGCGGCGCGCGATCGTGATGGCGGAGAACAAGCTGATCACCGCCGACGACCTCGGGCTCGGTCACTGCACCGGCATTGAATCGACCACGCTGGCCGCTGCCCGTGATGCCGCCGAGAAACGCGCGATCGAACTGACGTTGCTGCGGCATCGGCACAAGCTCAGCGAGGCGGCGGCGGAACTGGGGATTTCGCGAGTGACGTTGTACAGGCTGATGGTCGCGCATGGGTTGCGCGGCGCGGCGATGACGAACGGCGCCGACGCGGGTTGAGGAAGCTTGCGGCGGCGGGCGTCGGGTAGAATCTGCGGCTTGATTTATCTCAAAGCCGGATACGGATCTCTACATCATGACGACGCTGACCCTGATCGTCGCCCGCGCGCGCAACGGCGTGATCGGGCGCAACAACCAATTGCCCTGGCGCTTGCCTGAAGACTTGGCGTTCTTCAAACGCACGACGATGGGCGCGCCTATCGTGATGGGGCGCAAGACGCACGAGTCCATTGGACGGGTGTTGCCGGGACGGCGGAATATAGTCGTGTCGCGCGACGCTGAGCGCCGCTTCGCGGGCTGCGATACGGTAATCCGGCTTGCCGATGCGCTGGAACTTGGCGCTCGCGACGACGCTGGCGAAGTATTCCTGATCGGTGGCGCCGAGTTGTTTCGCGAAGGCTGGCCGCTCGCGCACAAGCTGATCCTGACCGAGATCGACGCCGATTTCCCCGGCGACATTTCCATTGACGCACCCGATGAAGCCGTCTGGAAAGAGATCTCGCGGGAGACGCATCACGCGGCAGCGCCGAATGATTTCGACTATTCGTTCGTGGTTTACGAGCGCCGCACGGTTTAACTTCAGATTTCGAGCGCTTGATCGGCTAGCGGGTTAGCCCACCGCGCGCTTCCATTGAAAAAGCCCGGAACGGCGCCAACCGTTCCGGGCTTTCTCGCTTCTGCAGACGCTCTTACTGCCCCGCGATCGTCATCTTTTCGATCAGCACGGAGCCAATTTCCTTGTTGCCACGCACGACCGTATCGGCACCAATGGCCTCGATGTGCCGGAACATCTCCTGCAATGTGCTGGCGACCGTGATCTCTTCAACCGGGTACTGGATCTTGCCGTTCTCCACCCAGAAACCGGATGCGCCGCGCGAATAGTCGCCCGTAACGTAGTTTACGCCCTGCCCCATCAGTTCCGTCAGCAGCAGGCCCGTGCCCAGCTTCTTGAGCATTTCCTCGAAGTCATCGCCGGGTTTGGTGAGCGAGCTGCGCAGCGACAGATTATGCGAACCGCCTGCATTGCCCGTCGTTTTCATGCCGAGCTTGCGGGCCGAATACGTCGACAGGAAATAGCCTTGCACCACGCCATCTTCCACGACGTTGCGGCGCTGCGTGCGCACGCCTTCCTCGTCGAAAGGCGCACTGCCCATGCCGCCCTTCACATGCGGGTCTTCCAGCACCTGGATATGCGGCGCAAACACGGGTTTGCCGAGGCTGTCGACGAGGAACGTGGTCTTTCTATATAGCGCGCCGCCGCTCACTGCCTGCACGAAGGCACCCAGGATGCCGGCTGCCAGCGGCGCTTCGAACATTACGCGGCATTTGCGGGTATCGAGCCCGCGTGCACCCATGCGGGCGAGCGCGCGATGCGCGGCGTAGCGGCCGATTGCTTCCGGTTCGGCGAGATCGGCGGCATTGCGTTTCGATGTGTACCAGTCGTCGCGCTGCATGTCGCGCCCGGACCCCGCAATAGGCGCACACGCCACGTAGTGACGCGAAAACGGATAACCGCCCATGAAGCCGCGCGATGTAGCCAGCACGAACTGCGAGTGCTGCGCCGACACGCTTGCGCCTTCGGAGTTCTGGATGCGTTTATCGACGGCGAAGGCGGCGTCTTCTGCTCGACGGGCAAGATCGGCGGCTTCTTCAGCGTCGATATCCCACGGGTGGTAGAGATCGAGATCTTGCGGCGCCTTTTCCAGCAATTCTTCTTCGGCGAGTCCTGCGGCGCTGTCTTCGGCTGTGAAACGCGCGATGTTGTAGGCGGCGGCGACCGTGTCTTTCAGCGCTGCGCGCGTGAAGTCCGAGGTGCTGGCATTCCCGCGTTTATTCCCGATAAACACCGTCACGCCGACCATTTTGTCGCGATTGTGCTCGATGGTTTCGACTTCGCCGCGGCGCACGCTGACGGAGAGGCCGTCGCCTTCGGAGATCTCGGTGGCGGAGTCGGTAGCGCCGAGCTCCTTTGCATGCCGCAGGATGTCGGACGCGATTTCCTTCAGCTCGTCCTGGGTGTGCGGGAAAAAGCGTTGCCTGACGTCCATGTCTGCTGCCATTTTATGTCTGCCTGTGGGTGCTCGATGTGTCGAGCGTGTTCGCGTTGTTGGTCGTGGTGACGCGGCGGGTTAGCGTCCGCTGTGAGCTTGAACGCGGCAGTGTGACCGGTTTTCGACCATCGCACGATGATAGCAAGTCCGGCGCGGGTTTGGTTTCGATGGGGATGCTCGTTCGCACCAGTGGACGCCGGCCGCTAATGCCAAAACACCCTCGAAACTACCGCCTCCTCCCAAGTTACAATACCGGGATGAACCGTAAAACCCGCACGCAACCGATAAACCCGGCCGAGGCCTCCGAACAGGACGGCAGCGAGCACGGCTACGACCGCCCCAGCAAATCCCAGCTCAAGCGCGACATGCTCGCGCTGCAAGTGCTGGGCGTAACGCTGATCGAGCTGCCGAAAGACGCGCTCAAACGCATGCCCATGCCGGAAAAGCTCGACGACGCCGTCCGCGCCGCCCGCCGCATTACCGACCACGAAGGCAAACGCCGTCAAGTGCAATACGTCGGGCGCGTCATGCGCTCACTGACCGACGAGGAAACGGCAGCGCTGCGCACTGCGCTGGATTCGTATCGCGGCGTGAACCGGGCGGAAACGGCCAAGCTGCACTGGATCGAACGCACCCGCGAAAAGCTCCTCGCCGACGACGCCGCCCTCACCGATTTCATTCGCCAACACCCCGGCGTCGACCCGCAAGAGGGCCGCACGCTGATCCGCAACGCCCGCAAGGAACGCGAACAGGCTAAACCGCCGCGCTACTTCCGCGAGCTGTTCCAATGGATCAAGACGGCAGCGGGCGTGGAGGACGAAGAAGACGAGAGCTTGATCGAAGGCGAAGCAGACGACGAAGGCGTCGAATTCCCGGAACGAGACGACGACGATGGCTACAAAGCGTAATCATCCAGACGAATTGGTGATTGGCCTGGTGTCGATCAGTGATCGGGCTTCGCAGGGCGTCTACGAGGACAAGGGCATTCCATCGCTGCAAGAGTGGCTCGCGAGCGCGCTGAGTTCGCCCTGGCGCGCGGAAACCCGGCTGATCCAGGACGACGCGGCGACCATCTCGGCCACGCTGATCGAACTCGTCGATGAAACCGGCTGTGACCTGATTCTGACCACCGGCGGCACAGGCCCGTCGCGCCGCGACGTGACGCCGGAAGCCACGCTCGCAGTAGCCACGAAGCCAATGCCCGGTTTCGGCGAACAAATGCGCCAGATCAGCCTGAATTTCGTCCCGACAGCCATTTTGTCGCGACAAGTGGCCGTGATTCGCGAAACGGCGGATCACGCAGCGCTGATCGTGAATTTGCCCGGACAGCCGAAATCGATTCGCGAAACGCTGGAAGGACTGCGCGACACCGACGGCAAACCCAAAGTACCCGGCATTTTTGCCGCCGTGCCCTATTGCATCGATCTGATCGGCGGTCCGTACATTGAAACGCGGCCCGAAGTAGTGGCCGCGTTCAGGCCGAAAAACGCGATCCGGCCGCCGA
This window of the Caballeronia sp. SBC1 genome carries:
- a CDS encoding sigma-54 dependent transcriptional regulator; amino-acid sequence: MGALPADASITPDLSGLAVLASLPIIPTPHAASAVRNLLYVAQAPNETLVTYLKSLGWKVSAGALATQASVLKTDTPVAGIVDMTSFSARELAALEPALRHQRAGWIALTDDNRLADPVVCHLIRHYCFDFVKGPVAPATIGYLVDHAYGMVSLGDIDLADTPTVFGDEQMVGTCEAMQQLFRTIRKVANTDANVFITGESGTGKELTAVAIHERSPRRKGPFVAINCGAIGNHLIQSELFGYERGAFTGANQRKIGRVEEADGGTLFLDEIGDLPLDSQVHLLRFLQERKIDRLGGHDPVAVDVRIISATHIDLDAAMADGRFRTDLFHRLCVLRVDEPPLRARGKDIEILALHVLHKFRSDGRRKIVGFAPSAIEAMYSYAWTGNVREMINRVRRAIVMAENKLITADDLGLGHCTGIESTTLAAARDAAEKRAIELTLLRHRHKLSEAAAELGISRVTLYRLMVAHGLRGAAMTNGADAG
- the yjgA gene encoding ribosome biogenesis factor YjgA, translating into MNRKTRTQPINPAEASEQDGSEHGYDRPSKSQLKRDMLALQVLGVTLIELPKDALKRMPMPEKLDDAVRAARRITDHEGKRRQVQYVGRVMRSLTDEETAALRTALDSYRGVNRAETAKLHWIERTREKLLADDAALTDFIRQHPGVDPQEGRTLIRNARKEREQAKPPRYFRELFQWIKTAAGVEDEEDESLIEGEADDEGVEFPERDDDDGYKA
- a CDS encoding dihydrofolate reductase, with the protein product MTTLTLIVARARNGVIGRNNQLPWRLPEDLAFFKRTTMGAPIVMGRKTHESIGRVLPGRRNIVVSRDAERRFAGCDTVIRLADALELGARDDAGEVFLIGGAELFREGWPLAHKLILTEIDADFPGDISIDAPDEAVWKEISRETHHAAAPNDFDYSFVVYERRTV
- a CDS encoding sigma-54 dependent transcriptional regulator: MEVARRQLIYVTRDPSPPLCARFEERGWHIEVVSNAKDARRWLRSDLATGGLLDLSSSFEAHELAALEASLTLTNVGWVAATVTGQLEDAAVRRLIRDYCFDYVTLPTSNDRVVDAVGHAYGMVALHENASNDARDGRAEGEMVGSCDAMLALFRSIRKVAMTDAPVFISGESGTGKELTAVAIHERSARRDQPFVAINCGAIPAHLLQSELFGYERGAFTGANQRKIGRVEAANGGTLFLDEIGDLPLESQASLLRFLQERKVERLGGHGSTPVDVRIISATHVDMQTAMIEGRFRADLYHRLCVLQIDEPPLRARGKDIELLAKHMLDRFKKDASRRLRGFAPDAIAAIHNYGWPGNVRELINRVRRAIVMSEGRQISARDLELGEYVEVAPVSLAQAREAAERQAIELALLRHRGRLGDAAQELGISRVTLYRLLSAHGMRHIEVDAPTEHVTRG
- the pmbA gene encoding metalloprotease PmbA, which codes for MAADMDVRQRFFPHTQDELKEIASDILRHAKELGATDSATEISEGDGLSVSVRRGEVETIEHNRDKMVGVTVFIGNKRGNASTSDFTRAALKDTVAAAYNIARFTAEDSAAGLAEEELLEKAPQDLDLYHPWDIDAEEAADLARRAEDAAFAVDKRIQNSEGASVSAQHSQFVLATSRGFMGGYPFSRHYVACAPIAGSGRDMQRDDWYTSKRNAADLAEPEAIGRYAAHRALARMGARGLDTRKCRVMFEAPLAAGILGAFVQAVSGGALYRKTTFLVDSLGKPVFAPHIQVLEDPHVKGGMGSAPFDEEGVRTQRRNVVEDGVVQGYFLSTYSARKLGMKTTGNAGGSHNLSLRSSLTKPGDDFEEMLKKLGTGLLLTELMGQGVNYVTGDYSRGASGFWVENGKIQYPVEEITVASTLQEMFRHIEAIGADTVVRGNKEIGSVLIEKMTIAGQ
- the mog gene encoding molybdopterin adenylyltransferase, producing the protein MATKRNHPDELVIGLVSISDRASQGVYEDKGIPSLQEWLASALSSPWRAETRLIQDDAATISATLIELVDETGCDLILTTGGTGPSRRDVTPEATLAVATKPMPGFGEQMRQISLNFVPTAILSRQVAVIRETADHAALIVNLPGQPKSIRETLEGLRDTDGKPKVPGIFAAVPYCIDLIGGPYIETRPEVVAAFRPKNAIRPPKS